A single region of the Anabaena sphaerica FACHB-251 genome encodes:
- the rpmF gene encoding 50S ribosomal protein L32: MAVPKKKTSKSKRDKRRATWTHKAVVEAQKALSLGKSILSGRSKFVYPTPEEEEEES; this comes from the coding sequence ATGGCTGTCCCCAAGAAGAAAACATCCAAGTCCAAACGAGACAAACGCCGCGCAACCTGGACACACAAGGCTGTTGTTGAAGCTCAAAAAGCTCTCTCTCTGGGCAAATCAATTTTGTCTGGACGTTCTAAGTTCGTCTATCCAACACCTGAAGAAGAAGAAGAAGAGTCATAA
- a CDS encoding Mo-dependent nitrogenase C-terminal domain-containing protein: protein MKVFESTTKKIFFSSWVSLHQAESKKADVTQLQASHSHFGWGFLRPLRQWLDNLKVGDRLLAHRLCKFIPAQCPFERDVKLFGKTLFHIPPMCKLNPLYEEVVGLRFRAMCYLADECGEDISQYC from the coding sequence ATGAAGGTATTTGAAAGTACCACAAAAAAGATTTTTTTCTCAAGCTGGGTATCGCTCCATCAAGCAGAGAGTAAAAAGGCTGATGTCACCCAGTTACAGGCTTCTCATTCCCATTTTGGTTGGGGTTTTCTGCGTCCTTTGCGACAGTGGTTGGATAACTTAAAAGTAGGCGATCGCCTACTCGCTCATCGGTTGTGTAAATTCATTCCGGCTCAATGTCCTTTTGAGCGTGATGTCAAATTGTTTGGTAAAACCCTGTTTCACATTCCCCCAATGTGTAAACTCAACCCTTTGTATGAAGAAGTAGTGGGTTTAAGATTTCGCGCCATGTGTTATTTAGCCGATGAATGCGGCGAAGATATTTCACAGTATTGCTAA
- a CDS encoding caspase family protein encodes MANYWAIAIGINQYELFQPLSCAQNDAEALKEFLVTEVGFLPQNCLLMTNTSPPIGERISYPTQDNILFLLEELAATSWQQEDYLWFFFSGYGVNHNDKDYLMPADGNPEQVLETGIEVRRVLQSLQTAGLNVFLIFDINRAFGTQADAPVGQEIIDMAKELQMAVMLSCQPEQFSHESSELGHGFFTAALLEALRSGKGSSLTDLETYLSYLTPELCQHHWRPIQNPVTVIPDSPPAILPILTLDKEAETEQLIFSEENFAVATPLVGEKESKNSTTDRAWWGENKNAGTTLSKTSSKVDQSTTSGASAAKSPVDSHPMLATSPELNTGARFIPSSAKDYATPSIQTDTPIWKQFILWGGGSMVIVGLITTFVLRNQASFRFNKLSTSLNNTTSNSEFSQSLPPIPATVATIQPPSTSIVSTPDSQKRNQALLQLGKMSLSPTKPGDLSQAIATAQKIQPGEPLYQQAQENIQIWSQMILDLAQEQATKREYGDAIATAELITKNTALYPQAQAKIEQWRLEAKQYISNQTLLDAANALIRPGQASTYNRAIEVAKKVPPGQPGFEIAQQSINQWSEQILELAKNRAGQGEFSAAIETAALVPQITPAYEDAQDAIQKWRSQVKG; translated from the coding sequence ATGGCAAATTACTGGGCGATCGCTATTGGCATCAATCAATATGAATTATTTCAACCTTTAAGCTGCGCTCAAAACGATGCTGAGGCACTAAAGGAATTTTTGGTGACAGAAGTAGGTTTTTTACCCCAAAATTGCCTACTGATGACAAATACTTCACCACCGATAGGGGAAAGAATCTCCTACCCAACTCAAGACAATATTCTATTTTTGTTGGAGGAACTAGCAGCAACATCCTGGCAACAAGAAGACTATCTATGGTTTTTCTTCAGCGGTTATGGTGTTAACCACAATGACAAAGATTACTTGATGCCAGCGGATGGTAATCCCGAACAAGTATTAGAGACTGGTATAGAAGTGCGACGAGTCCTGCAAAGTCTCCAAACTGCTGGACTGAATGTATTCCTAATATTTGATATCAACCGCGCCTTTGGTACACAAGCCGATGCTCCCGTGGGTCAAGAAATTATTGACATGGCCAAGGAATTACAAATGGCTGTCATGCTTTCTTGTCAACCAGAGCAATTTTCCCACGAAAGTAGCGAACTAGGTCACGGCTTCTTTACAGCTGCTTTATTAGAAGCATTGCGTTCTGGCAAAGGTAGCAGCTTAACAGATTTAGAAACGTATCTCAGTTATCTCACCCCAGAACTATGTCAACACCACTGGCGGCCTATTCAAAATCCTGTAACTGTCATCCCAGACAGTCCGCCAGCCATTTTGCCAATCTTGACATTAGATAAGGAAGCGGAAACAGAGCAACTGATTTTTTCTGAAGAAAACTTTGCCGTTGCTACTCCCCTCGTGGGAGAGAAGGAGTCTAAAAATTCCACCACAGATAGAGCTTGGTGGGGAGAAAATAAAAACGCAGGAACTACCCTCAGCAAGACTTCCTCAAAGGTAGATCAGTCTACAACTTCAGGTGCATCAGCCGCCAAGTCACCTGTAGATAGTCATCCAATGTTGGCAACTTCCCCAGAATTAAACACAGGAGCTAGGTTTATCCCCTCATCTGCTAAAGACTACGCCACACCTTCAATTCAAACAGACACCCCTATTTGGAAACAATTTATCTTGTGGGGGGGAGGTAGCATGGTTATAGTAGGTTTAATTACTACCTTTGTTCTCCGCAATCAGGCTAGTTTCCGCTTCAACAAATTATCAACTTCCCTGAATAATACTACTAGCAACTCCGAATTTTCCCAGAGTTTACCCCCTATTCCTGCCACCGTTGCCACAATACAACCACCAAGCACCTCTATCGTTTCCACTCCTGACTCCCAAAAGCGTAACCAAGCACTCTTGCAGCTAGGCAAAATGTCTCTTAGCCCAACTAAACCTGGTGATTTGAGTCAAGCGATCGCTACGGCTCAAAAAATTCAACCCGGTGAACCGCTTTATCAACAAGCACAGGAAAATATTCAGATTTGGAGTCAAATGATTTTAGATTTAGCTCAGGAACAGGCTACAAAGAGAGAATATGGTGATGCTATAGCTACTGCGGAATTAATTACTAAAAATACAGCCCTTTATCCCCAAGCACAAGCAAAAATTGAACAGTGGCGATTAGAAGCCAAGCAGTATATCAGTAATCAAACTCTGTTAGATGCTGCTAATGCCTTAATTCGTCCAGGACAAGCATCTACTTACAACCGTGCGATCGAAGTTGCTAAAAAAGTCCCACCAGGACAACCAGGGTTTGAAATTGCCCAACAATCTATTAATCAATGGAGTGAACAGATTTTAGAATTAGCTAAAAATCGTGCTGGACAAGGAGAATTCAGCGCCGCTATTGAAACAGCCGCTTTAGTGCCACAGATAACTCCTGCTTATGAAGATGCTCAGGATGCTATTCAAAAATGGCGTAGTCAGGTTAAAGGTTAA